The stretch of DNA TAGCGGTCGGCGGCCTTGCCGCCGAGCAGCAGCAGCCCGCCGAACGTCAGTGCGTAGGCATGGATCACCCAGCCGAGGCCGACGTCGTCGAACGCGAGCGCATCGCCGATCCGTGGCAGCGCGACGTTGACGACCAAGAGGTCGAGCGACACGAGGAACTGCACGAGGGAGACCGCGGCCAAGGTGAGGCGCGGATCCGCTGCCCTCATCGTGCCCGTCCGTCCACTGGAGAGGTCATGCCCGCCGCCACATCGCCGCCAGCGCGAAAGCGCCGATCGCGCAGGGAGCGAGCAGCAGCCAGCCGAAGACCGGCGCGAGCCCGATCGTGCCCGACGTGTCCGGTGTCGCCAGACCGGTCAGGGCGACCAGGACGCCGACCGCGCACAGGACCACTCCGAGCCACACGGCGGCCCGCTTGCCGGCCCGCGCGAGCAGGATCGTCACCACCCAGCCCGCGATGCCGAGCACCCCGATGGCCGCGAGGATCGCCACATAGGCACCCGCAGCGGTGCCGACCTCCTCGGGCGTGTAGGAGGGATACCCGGCCTCGACCTGAGCCGCGAGCAGGCGCGTCGTCAACGGATCGACGACGGCGTAGAGGGTGGTCAGTGCGGTGGCGAGGAGTCCGGCCCACAGGAGACGCAGCACGCCGGGCGAACCTATTTCAGAAAGTGACTGTCTCATAGAGAGTGACTCTACAATCTGATGCCGTCCCCGACAAACGTTTTAGCCAGTGACTGTCCGGATGACTGATACTCTCTACTCATGGCGGGACTTCGCGAGCAGTGGCGGCGCAGCGCGATGCGCGAGATCCAGGATCGAGCGCTCGACCTGTTCGAGGAGCGGGGCTTCGACGCGGTGACGATCGAGGCGGTCGCCGCTGCCGCCGAGGTGTCACCGTCCTCGGTGTACCGCTACTTCGGCACGAAGGAGGGACTCCTGGTCGCCGATGAGTTCGATGCGATGACCGCGGACGAGCTCACGTCGACGGTCGATCCTGATGATCCGATCGCCAGCCTGCTGCGCATGGTCCGCCGTTACGAAGCGCGGCCGGAGGAGATATCGGACGGCCGCGTTCCCGACGCGTGGCGGCGCGTACCGTTCTTCTTCACGGTCCCCTCAGTGCGTGCCGCACTGCTGTCCTCGGCCGACGCGGCGAGCAAGCGCATCGCACCTCTCATCGCACGGAACGACGCGTTCACCCCGTCACAGGCCCGCGTCCTGTCCAACGCCCTGACGTTCGGATATCTGGTGTCGCTGGAGCTGTGGTTCAGCGACGGCCGGATCCGTCCGATCGCCGACTACGTCGAGGAGGGCCTGCGCCCCCTCCGCACGCTCTGGACCGACACCGCCCCAAGCTCATGACCGGCTCGCGTGGCCGATTCCCGTGATCTGTGACGGGACCGTGCACGTCGCCTCCACCAGGAACCGGCTCGGCGGCCCCACCCGTTCAACGAACGGAACCCGGACCTCGCGTCAGCCCGCGGCCGACCCGCGACGCAGGTACGCCACGAGACCGTGGCCGAAGGCCCGGGGCCGCTCCATGTTGACCCCGTGCCCCGCCCGCTCCACGACGGCCGCGGAGGCGTTCGGGTTCAGTGCGGCCGACGCGGCCGCGTGCTCATGGGGCCAGAACTCGCTCCGCGCCCCCGCGACGAACAGCGTCGGCACGTCCGCCCCCGCGACCACCGCGCGCCAGTCGCGACCGGCGTGGTCGGCCAGCAGCTCCTTCTCCGGTTCGGTGAGCGCTGGATCGGTCCCCCGCATCGCGACCAGCAGCCGCACGGCCGCCGCACCGCGCCGCCACAGCGGCTGTTTCGTGCCGGGTGTGATGGAGGCTCTCAAACCTGGGAAGGATGAGAGTCATGCCAGCACCGAGGAAGTACCCGCCTGAGCTGCGCGAACGAGCGATCCGGATGGCCGTGGACGCCCGCCGCGACCCGGCCACCCGCCCCGGAGCGATCGCCCGGATCGGTGACCAGCTCGGCGTCAACCGCGAGACCCTGCGCAACTGGGTGAGCCAGGCCGAGATCGACGACGGCACCCGGCCCGGCACCACCACCGACCAGGCCCGCACGATCGCCGAGCTGGAGCGCGAGAACCGCGAGCTCCGGCGGGCCAACGCGATCCTCAAATCCGCGTCGGCTTTCTTCGCGGCGGAGCTCGACCGCCCACACACCAGGTAGTGGCCTACATCGACCTGTACCGGCAGGAATTCGGGGTCGAGCCGATCTGCGAGGTGTTGCAGACCGCCCCGTCCACCTACTACGCGGCCAAGAACCGGACTCCGTCGCTGCGCTCGCGCACCGACGAGGCCACCACCGCCCGGATCCGGCAGGTGCACGCCGACAACTATGGCGTGTACGGGGTGCGCAAGGTCCACGCCGAGCTGAACCGCCAGGGCCACCGGGTGGCCCGCTGCACCGTGCACCGGCTCATGCGCCGGGCCGGCCTGCGCGGGATCACCCGCGGCAGGGGCCCGCGCACCACCACCCCGGCCCCGGGACCGGACCTGCGTCCGGACCTGGTCGAGAGGACGTTCACCGCGGACGCTCCGAACCGGTTGTGGGTCGCCGACATCACCTACGTCCGCACCTTCACGGGTTGGGTCTACGCCGCGTTCGTGATCGATGTGTTCTCCCGCCGGGTGGTGGGCTGGCAGGTGTCGAAGTCCTTGCACACCGATCTGGCGTTGGACGCGTTGGAGATGGCGGTGTGGAACCGGTCCCGTGTGGGCCGCCGGATCGATGGGCTGGTCCACCACTCCGACCGCGGTACCCAGTATCTCGCGGTGCGCTACACCCAGCGCCTGGCCGAGGCGGGGGCGGTGGCCTCGGTCGGTACCACCGGCGATTCCTATGACAACGCCCTGGCCGAGGCGTTCCACTCGTTGTTCAAGGCCGAGCTGATCCGCAACCGGGGCCCGTGGAGGAACCTGGACGAGGTGGAGATCGCGGTGGCCGAGTACGTGGACTGGTTCAACCACCGCAGGTTGCACGGCGAGACCGGCCTGGTCCCACCGGCCGAGTTCGAGGACGACTTCTACCAGCAGGAATCGGTGTCATCGGACACCGAAGCGTTGGTTCCGAGCCTCTAAAGAACCCGGCACGAGACACCCGCAACGGGGATTTGACGCCGTGGTGGTCGGCGAACCGCAGCGGGTGTTCTACGACGCGCAGTTCAACGATACCTTCCCGCTGTTCAAGCACTACGACGTGCCGCTGTGGGTGCCCGAGGTGGGCGGGCCCATCGATTCGCGCAACGAAGCCCACACTATGATCCTGTCGGTGTTCGGTGGTACCAGCAAAGGCGAGCGCACCCGCATCCAAGTGCGAGTGCAGGCCGCCATGGCGGCCCAAGCCCAGTACGAAGGGCGCTGGCTCGGAGGCCGCCCGCCCTATGGCTACATGCTCGCCGACGCCGGACCGCACCCCAATCCCGCCAAGGCCGCCGACGGCAAGCGCCTGCACCGGCTGGTGCCCAACCCCGACACCGATTGGGTGGTGCGGCTCATCTACGGGCTGTTCCTCACCGGCTGGGGGATCGGGGCCATCGCCGAACACCTCACCGCCGAGGGCATCCCCTCGCCCTCGGCCTACGACCGCCGCCGCAACCCCCACCGCTCCGGGGTGGCATGGGCCAAGGCCGCGGTACGGGTCATCTTGACCAACCTCCGCTACACCGGCCACCAGGTGTGGAACAAACAACGCAAGGACGAAGTCCTCCTCGACGTGCGCGACGTCTCGCTGGGCTACACCACCAAGCAGCGCTGGAATGAGCGCGACAAGTGGGTGATCTCCGATGAGATCGTGCATGAACCGCTGATCCCCCGGAAGGTCTTCGACCAGGTCCAGCAGATCCTCGCCGGACGTGGCCGCGGGCCCACCCAGCACGCTCCGCGCCGCTCGCCGCGGCCCTACGTGCTCAAGGGGCGCTTCATGTGCGGTGTCTGTGACCGGCGGATGCAGGGCAACTGGAACAACGACCAGGCCTACTACCGGTGCCGCTTCCCTCAGGAGTACGCGTTGGCCAACAAGATCGACCATCCCCGGGTGGTGTATGTGCGCGAGGCCGATGTGCTGCCGCGCCTGGACGGGTGGATCTCCACGGTTCTGGCGCCCGCGCGGCTGCACAACACCATCGACGCGCTCGTGCAAGCCCAGGAGGCCGAGCACGACGATGCCCTGGCCGACGTCGCCCGTCGCAAGATCGCCGGCTGCGACGCCAAGCTCGCCCGCTACCGGGCCGCGCTGGATGCCGGAGCCGATCCGGTCACCGTCACCCAGTGGATCAACACCGCCACAGCCGAGCGTGTCCGAGCCGAGCGTGAAATGCAGAGCGCCTTCCGGCTCAGGCGCCTGACCCGTGAGGAGATCGCAGAGATGGTGGACGGAATCGCCGATCTGTCCGAGGTGGTCGCCGTCGCAGACCCCAAGGACAAAGCGGAGCTGTACGAGAAGATGGGACTGCGCCTGACATATCACTGCGAAACACGAACGGTGGAGGCCCGGATCGAACCGGATCTCCACCGCATGTGCCAAAGGTTGGTGTCCGAGGGGGGACTTGAACCCCCATGCCCTTAACGGGCACTAGCACCTCAAGCTAGCGCGTCTACCTATTCCGCCACCCGGACCGGTGTGGACGGCGCTTCAGCGCCGGACAGGGTCAACCATAGCAAAGGTCTGGGGATGGGAGGACATCGTTTTTTCCGGACGGGGCGTGGGAGGGTCGGAGGGACAGCGGAAGCGGAGTGCGGAGAGGAGCGGGGTGCCATGGCGGAGCCGGTGGAGAGGAAGGCGGGGGCGGCCGAGGAGGAGGTCGTGGAGCTGTGCCGGGAGCTCATCGCGATCGACTCGTCGAACTACGGGGACGGCTCCGGGCCGGGGGAGCGGGAGGCGGCGGAGTACACCGCGGCCAAGCTCGACGAGGTCGGGGTGGAGGCGCAGGTGTTCGAGTCCGCGCCGAAGCGGACCAGCCTGGTGGCGCGGATCGAGGGGGAGGACCCCTCGCGGGCGCCGCTGCTGCTCCACGGGCACCTGGACGTGGTGCCGGCCGACGCCGCGGACTGGACGCACGACCCGTTCGCGGGGGAGATCGCCGACGGGTGCGTGTGGGGGCGCG from Nocardiopsis composta encodes:
- a CDS encoding TetR/AcrR family transcriptional regulator, whose translation is MAGLREQWRRSAMREIQDRALDLFEERGFDAVTIEAVAAAAEVSPSSVYRYFGTKEGLLVADEFDAMTADELTSTVDPDDPIASLLRMVRRYEARPEEISDGRVPDAWRRVPFFFTVPSVRAALLSSADAASKRIAPLIARNDAFTPSQARVLSNALTFGYLVSLELWFSDGRIRPIADYVEEGLRPLRTLWTDTAPSS
- a CDS encoding alpha/beta fold hydrolase; translation: MRASITPGTKQPLWRRGAAAVRLLVAMRGTDPALTEPEKELLADHAGRDWRAVVAGADVPTLFVAGARSEFWPHEHAAASAALNPNASAAVVERAGHGVNMERPRAFGHGLVAYLRRGSAAG
- a CDS encoding IS3 family transposase (programmed frameshift) gives rise to the protein MPAPRKYPPELRERAIRMAVDARRDPATRPGAIARIGDQLGVNRETLRNWVSQAEIDDGTRPGTTTDQARTIAELERENRELRRANAILKSASGFLRGGARPPTHQVVAYIDLYRQEFGVEPICEVLQTAPSTYYAAKNRTPSLRSRTDEATTARIRQVHADNYGVYGVRKVHAELNRQGHRVARCTVHRLMRRAGLRGITRGRGPRTTTPAPGPDLRPDLVERTFTADAPNRLWVADITYVRTFTGWVYAAFVIDVFSRRVVGWQVSKSLHTDLALDALEMAVWNRSRVGRRIDGLVHHSDRGTQYLAVRYTQRLAEAGAVASVGTTGDSYDNALAEAFHSLFKAELIRNRGPWRNLDEVEIAVAEYVDWFNHRRLHGETGLVPPAEFEDDFYQQESVSSDTEALVPSL
- a CDS encoding recombinase family protein, which produces MVVGEPQRVFYDAQFNDTFPLFKHYDVPLWVPEVGGPIDSRNEAHTMILSVFGGTSKGERTRIQVRVQAAMAAQAQYEGRWLGGRPPYGYMLADAGPHPNPAKAADGKRLHRLVPNPDTDWVVRLIYGLFLTGWGIGAIAEHLTAEGIPSPSAYDRRRNPHRSGVAWAKAAVRVILTNLRYTGHQVWNKQRKDEVLLDVRDVSLGYTTKQRWNERDKWVISDEIVHEPLIPRKVFDQVQQILAGRGRGPTQHAPRRSPRPYVLKGRFMCGVCDRRMQGNWNNDQAYYRCRFPQEYALANKIDHPRVVYVREADVLPRLDGWISTVLAPARLHNTIDALVQAQEAEHDDALADVARRKIAGCDAKLARYRAALDAGADPVTVTQWINTATAERVRAEREMQSAFRLRRLTREEIAEMVDGIADLSEVVAVADPKDKAELYEKMGLRLTYHCETRTVEARIEPDLHRMCQRLVSEGGLEPPCP